CAACCGGACAAAATCCATATTATGCACTTGGAGATGAGATTCTGAATggattgtttatttatttttattgattcAGAAAACAAAGGGGGTGGCTCAAACCTTTGCTTTCAACTGTGTCAATGACAGACTTCATGACATCAATATTTTTACGAGGAGCAACCCCTTTATCATAAAAGTCTAGCCGTTCTTCAACCTGCTCACGGAGTTTCTCTCCGAAAGCATTAGTACTTGCATCTGCATCAAAAAGGACACCATGATTCACCCATAATTTTTTACCCACAAGACAAGATGAAACAATAGCAAAAGACCAACTAGTTACCTAAGAAACAGTCAAGGCGAGAGGCAATGGAACACTTGTTAGCAAGATACCGAGCCATACGGCCTTTATTTTTAGCAGAAGCACGACCAATGAATGAAGAATGAAATATAAGACCATACTTTGGAGTGTTTCCATGCGTTTTCAATGCCCTGAAGACATAGCATGAGCATGATCAGAGAGTGCATAAGTTGCATCAATAATATATGCATGTTAATCATGCTTCAATAAGATGCACATAGCTTTAGCAAAAGTACCTGAATAGAGCCTTCTCAGCACCAAGGATCTGAAGAGTAGAAGAAGGACACTTTGCCAAGTTTGTAAGACTACCAGCATGGGAAATCAAACGAGCACCAACAACCTCACCAATCAACGCAGCCAAATTGGGTGCAATGTCACTCATTTTGGAAACAAGATAATCATAGAGCTTCTTCCTATACTCAGCAAGATCCATTACTCTTTGTGCAAATTGTTTGACATTAATCAAATCTATTGGTGACAAATCCTGACCTGTAAAATGAAGAACAGCACATTAATATGGGATTAAGTAACATACCGCCACACAAACAAATGTTAGAAATGTACCCATGGATGCCTTGGCAGCTTCCATAATCTCCTTAGCTTTATCTTCATCCCCTACTATGTCAGTAAGACCAGACAATTTTTCTTCAGACAACTGTGCTTtatcatccacatattttgCAACTTTGGCATACAGATAATTGTCATTAACAATCTTCACCAACTCAGGGAAATGCCAAGAGTACCATTCTCTGGATGAAACATAATTGAAATATAAGATTTATATTTACACAATTACAGGTAATATGTAATTTCACCTTCTGAAAAATATATGAACTATTAATACAAGTTAGAAAACATTCAGAGGCAAGACATAATTAGGAGTAAACGCTGCTAATAGCATTAGGAAACAGTAGAGAAAGGAACTAAATAGAAGGAATATACTACCTCACTCTCATGGAAAAAGAATTGATATCTTTATCAAGAGTATCTAGCAGAAAGATAGCCTGGATAACCATGTTGTCCACACGGTTGACATTGAACTTCACTTTTGCTCTGCTGTAACTGTGACCCAGACCAAGTTGAGCCTTTTCCAAATCTCCAGGCTGTCCAAATATAAATTGAAGGTGAGAAGACCACACACATCGTTTTTGGACTTCATAGACCACATTAACAGAAGGAATGAATCAGCAAATGGCTAACCTTCAGGTTTTCAATGAACCTATCAAAATGCAAACGGATGCCACGAATGAGTTCAAGAACAAACTCATTACTTTGGCAGGGAATCTTAGTTACTTCAAAAATATGTGATCCAAGTTTTGGCTCTGCCACTCCCAAACTAAACTTTGGCTTCTTTCCCTCTTTGACCTTGGGTAAAGTTAGCTCCAGAAAGTTTCTCAGTTCATCAGTCATTTGACCTTAATTGAACATCAGACaccagcaaaaggaaaagagttCAGTTAAATCATGGagtaattaaaaacaaatagcAACAAGCAGAATAGTTTATGAAGTGGTCAGCTGCATTGGTTTTAAATTAATCTGGCCAAAACGAcaggggaaaaaataaaaaaaattcaggtATGTATTTTGAATTATCCGACTCCAGCCCCCTCCTAAAGATACACAGAAATGTCAAAGAGTTTCATTACGCAAGAAAAACTCACGATTTTTCACAACACCGAGAATGAGATAAATTGAGTGAGTAACTACATAAACAGAACTTCTCACTTCAGTTCCCTAAGAAGTAATCCCCATAACGCATATGCGAAATGCGAAAACACCAACTTAATTCCTCCAAAATacaccacaaaaaaaaagaaacaactaCAACTATATCAATAATCCTTCCAGGCAGATATCAAAATTCCTAGGTTTTTACCTTCAGAAATGGCGTTGCACTGGTTGAGCGCATCAAGGGCGGAGTCATAGGGGGTAAAGGCGGCGAGCTTGACGACCTTGCCGAAGCGGTTAAGGTCGACGACGGAGGTCCGGACAGCCTCCGTGTTCTGGCCAATTTCATCAATTCCATCAGCTGAAAATAGACCGTATCCCGACGCCGACTCGTAAAGCAGGTACAGCGTCATAGCACAAAACTCCGTGAGAGAGAGGAAAGGGGCGGGGGAGGTTTATGTTGTGATTTTAGGTTTAGGTTTTTTCGGCCCTATTTGTGTAGCATGGGTCGGGCAGGGCCCACCTTCATATTACAATTTCCGAAAGATGTTGAATTCTTTTAcattgtttgatttttttctctaaaatatatttttaaaatcatcAACTTTGGTTATCTTGGcgagacaaaccaaaaaggaaagtgagtcattttcaattggaccgagggagtactatttaccataaattttaaaattggtctataatatcacaaatttatattttatttgttattttccaatacaACCTAGATaagatattttcatcaaaaatatttatacGTGGACAACTATGAAACATTTTTAGATATTTTAAACTACTTTTAAAGTTCACCGCAATTAGGATAAAAAGATATGTAGATATTTTAGTTATGTCAAGTAGGATTATAAAACATGCACGTTAGTCGGATATTGTGATTGATCTACCCTGAAAAATAGCAAACGAAACATGTACATTCGTGGGAAATATTACATGACCAAAGTTCGTTGTTTTAGGGACTAATATCCCTTTTTAAAACCCTTTTTCTATTTCATTTATGGTGACCCAAAGTAATAAAATCATcttttttaaagattttttttaaacttttcactctatttttctactttatttcttcCATCTGTATATTTCGTGTCTAAAAaagtattttaaataattttagggGGTTTAGCTCACCACATAAGGTGCGACTAAGAGCATTCGCAACAACAGCCCATTCGGAGCTCCGTCCCTTTCCGTCGGGACGAGCCTAACACGGGTCTACGTTGTGGAGAACCCGTCCCGGTGGAGAGTGGTGGCTGGACACGCGCCCTAGTTGCGCGGCGACACCCACTCGCCACCCTGCGAGTGGACGTCGTTTATAGCAgctgaatttttatttttaaataaaataaataattttttagatattttttacAAAATCATTTATTTACATTCGTATTTTATAAATGACTTCCTTCAATATTTACATTCATATTCAATAAATTTACTTCCTTCGACCGTTATAAATTCATacccaattaaatataaaaagaataatttattttgatatttctaaaaaaataatgatTCTCTATTTATAATCATGGTAATTAAGAACCTTGACCTATTTTGAGAAGGAGCGGATGCAAAAACTTTTGTTAGTAGGGATTCTACTATGTATACTCCCATTATCTATGAAAAATAATTGTGGACGAAACAAGTTTTAATGCTTATTAGTAGTgtaaaagagataaaaagaaaCGGTGTAAAGTACAAGAAGAGGGGTGGGGGCGGAATTTATCTTAAATAGAAACGATattaaccaaaataaaaaaattagattattttttgtaaatgggTGTAgtatttttatgataaaaaaaataaaaattcaaaaaaaaaaagtttttacaTAATTAAGCTAAAAACAGAAAAAGTTTAAAAATGGATGGACACCAATGTAAACACCACTTGGATTGGCATTTTATGAAGCAAAAGCAGTGAAACAGTGGTAAAAATGGAACTTCACAAATTAAGAACACTAGAATACCCCAATGTCCGAGAACacaaaaattagtaaaaacTAACGACACACCTAGAACAGTGGAACAACGGAGCTAAGAGGATAAACATGGCTCAACTAATAAACTCGCCATTTTAGCAGGTTATTTTAACAATGTGAAACATGAAAATACTATCGAGCCTGACCGGGTTTAAGGATAAGCCCGGGTCAATTGATAAATTAACTTATACACCAAGTTAAGAACTAGTAATCTTTTCGTTGTCTTATTTATTGTGGTCTTGCTCGTGATTGTTGGCAGAGGCTTGGAGTGCCGGTAATCTCGCCAGGTGAGAGGGGGTTTATTGAATGGTTGGAAAAAATAGTGGGTTGTGATTCAGAGGTGGAAGTTGAAGAAGTGGTTGTTGTGTTGTGGCATCTATGGTTTAACAGAAACAAAATTATTTGGCGGAATGATGAGAACGGGTCAGTTCTGGAATTATTGGTGCTGCTTGTAATTGTCTGACGGGTTGGAGAGAAGCTCAAGTTCAAAATGGTGAACGGGGTGGGAGACCTCACTTGGAGGAAAAATGGGTGAAGCCGCAAAATGGTGTACTAAAATGCAATATAGATGCTGCTATGTTCTCAGGGGCAAAGAAAAGTAGGTTGTGGGGCGGTTGTTCGAGATTTTGAAGGGATGGTGGTAGCAGCGATGTGCGGACAGGTGGGAAGGGTAGCTGACCCTTCTATGGCCGAGCTTCTTAGCTTGAGAGAGGTGCTGAGTTGGGTCAAAACAGAGGGATGGAAGGAGATGGAGTTTGAGATGGATGCCCAAACGGTAGTTCTCGCGGTGACAGGGTAACAGAAAGATGAATCCATCTTTGGGGCAGTGGTAGAAGATTGTCGTCATCTTTTGAAAGAGGTACCTGGATTCTCTATGAGGTTTGTAAGGCGATCAACGAATCAGGTTGCTCACACACTTGCTCGGACATAGGGTTTTATAGCTGATAGCAAGTATTGGTTGAATTGCATTACAATTTTTATTCGCAATGTAGTCGTAATGGATTTGAttgaataatatattatatttgaGGTAAAAAA
This sequence is a window from Salvia splendens isolate huo1 chromosome 5, SspV2, whole genome shotgun sequence. Protein-coding genes within it:
- the LOC121804887 gene encoding nucleolar protein 56-like, with protein sequence MTLYLLYESASGYGLFSADGIDEIGQNTEAVRTSVVDLNRFGKVVKLAAFTPYDSALDALNQCNAISEGQMTDELRNFLELTLPKVKEGKKPKFSLGVAEPKLGSHIFEVTKIPCQSNEFVLELIRGIRLHFDRFIENLKPGDLEKAQLGLGHSYSRAKVKFNVNRVDNMVIQAIFLLDTLDKDINSFSMRVREWYSWHFPELVKIVNDNYLYAKVAKYVDDKAQLSEEKLSGLTDIVGDEDKAKEIMEAAKASMGQDLSPIDLINVKQFAQRVMDLAEYRKKLYDYLVSKMSDIAPNLAALIGEVVGARLISHAGSLTNLAKCPSSTLQILGAEKALFRALKTHGNTPKYGLIFHSSFIGRASAKNKGRMARYLANKCSIASRLDCFLDASTNAFGEKLREQVEERLDFYDKGVAPRKNIDVMKSVIDTVESKEDAPMAENGDSKDESKSEKKKKKEKRKKQEDEDQEMPDANGGEVEDGTAKKKKKKKSKDRDLEETPAATDGKKKKARS